GCACGTCAAATACTGGTTGAGAGATGCTGGATGGCTGCCAATATTTGATGGGAACACCTCTGAAGTTTCAGATGATACCTGGGCCTGTGCATagttatgaatgtgaaaagtgaaagtcgtgacatttggccaagcatgataacacaagagtgtttccattattatattaatcatacCTATTAACCAATCCCCCAACCCatccccccccacacacacacacacaaaaacatgtacatacacacacacacacacactctctctcacacacacacaatcacactctctctctctctctcacatacacacacacacacacacactctctctctctcactcacacacacacacactcactctctcacacacacacactctcactcactcgcatgcatgcacacacacacacacacacacacaaacatgtacatacacacacacacactctctctctgtctctctctcacacacacaaagacacacacacatgcacacacacacacacacacagagacacacgcacacagatgCGCATACACGCAAATGCTCTctctcactaacacacacactcgcacagcaGTGGTTATGCACATACTCCCTCTCtctttcacgcacacacacagacactcactctcaatcacttacacacacacacacacacacacacacagactctcactcacacatacacacacacacacttacagacacactctcactcactcactcacacacacacacacacacacacacacactgctcctgcagaggattctgggtaaatctctcgtcagtcttcagctcagtttcactgatgatccagaaCTGAGCCtaaacccaggccagagcggctcagtgaatgtggtctggactgagtggatgaggctcattgtgtctctatagatgttgtagaagatcagagttcctgcactgtgatccacaaacactcctattctcctgctgagccGCTTCACTGGGAGATCAGTGTCTGTGTAATTGTGTGTGAATAAGAATCCGGAGGAAGAGCAGagcaaactccaggactgagcattagaTCCAAACCAGCACTCAACACCTGttcccttcctcctgatgctcttatatgacactgatatacacacaTGATCTCCACTCCATtcagtctcccagtaacagcgtccacacacactctctctgcacaacacctgaggacaaacatcaaatctgtctggatgatcaggatacggctgatcCTCTAACACActcttcacctctctgttctcctcagacagaatgagacgagtgtgtgctgtgtttggatccagtgtgaggaaacagacatctgaacacaagaacacacacatttataaccacagctgtgtgtgtgtgtgtctgtaagtgtgtgtgtgtgcgtgtgtgtgtgtgtgtgtgagagtgtgtgtgtgtgtgtgtgtagtcctacatttgcgtggtcctgctgtaatcctcgtgtgtgtgtgtgtgtgtgtgtgtgagagagagggtggtgtgtgtgtgtgtgagtgtgagagagtgtgtgtttgtgtgcgtgcgtggtgtgagtgtgtgcgtgtgtgtgtgtaccagcgagcgagcgagtgtgtgtgtgtatatgcgtgtatatgtgtgtgtgtgcgtgcgggcgagtgagtgtgtgcgtgtgtatgtgcatgtgtgtatgtgcgtacgagtgagcaagtgtgtgtgtgtgtttgtgtgagtgtgtgtgtgtgagagagggtgagtgtgtgtgactgtgagagagagtgtgtgtgtgtgtgtttgtgtgtgtgcatgtgcgtgcatggtgtgagtgtgtgtgtgtgtgtgtgtgtgagtgagagtgtgcgtgtgtgtgcatgtgcgtgcgtggtgtgagtgtgtgtgtgtgtgtaccagcgagcgagtgtgcgtgtgtgtgtagtcctacatttgtgcagtcctgctgtaatcctcacgtctcctccatgatccagactgtaaacacacacagatggagagaatgagctgtttagtttcctcctcagctaataagctaaagctagcactgagctgctcagctacacgctccaaactcttcagctaaaacacacaacacttgttggttccagccgggatgcacaatgaatctaacacagtgcgttcttttcctctgctgttggtgaagcgagcgcagatactgctcatgttgatggagacaccctgctgcaacattcatttattacagtgatcacacttagctttgccatcgttcttcagcacatgcagcctttgagcacatgttgcagtccatctctaaacTATGTTCAGATTATTAAAGCTGCTTGCCAGTTCCTGACAGATTAGCAAGTGAAAAATACACATGTGTGCACAGAGAAGAGGAatccagatgttgattttagtacaagagtctgaacattaatccaagtgtctgattccagagtctgaatccatcttcaatccccaaccctattcctgacctgatattggaggattcttcagcacaaatagaggaagaagtttctctgctcagctcaaatgctgaaactgtacagtgtgtcccgcttaatgtcacaactgagccaaaacactccaacatttacagaggagattcatttcacactcaatgatttgctcctcatagacatgactggaatactctacaagctgtatcttctgtctgtcctcaccccataaccctcacagaaaactgaagatcagaaaagagctttctagtgtctttttaaagccattcagtggaaaagcacaaggccagtgatgctccacatacttgagtttgtccagtgtgtagtttggatcctccagttgttcagagagcagcttgactcctgaatctcctggatgattgtagctcagatccagctctctcaggtgtgaggggtttgaagtcagagctgaagacagaaaaccacagccttcctctgtcaccatacagccagacaatctacaaacacagcaatagtccacatcacacagttggacaaacacacatctctttgtgttgtgaagatgctgactgctgtttctgctcatgtcaacagcagtgatgaacacacacacacacacacacacacacacacacacacacacacacacacacacacatacgtgttttgctatacttgtgagggcCATGACCCAGTAGCATGTTGTGAGGACCCCCCTTTCTGTTAATgctaggaaaataaaaaaaatagtagtgcCACTAGAGGGGAGCAGACAACCAGGAAATcactttaaatctgtaaaaacaccATGTTCACAGAAATGGTGAGGTCGGGAGAGGAGTTGCGAGGACCGCACTGTTA
This region of Danio aesculapii chromosome 4, fDanAes4.1, whole genome shotgun sequence genomic DNA includes:
- the LOC130222189 gene encoding tripartite motif-containing protein 16-like yields the protein MVTEEGCGFLSSALTSNPSHLRELDLSYNHPGDSGVKLLSEQLEDPNYTLDKLNLDHGGDVRITAGLHKYVCFLTLDPNTAHTRLILSEENREVKSVLEDQPYPDHPDRFDVCPQVLCRESVCGRCYWETEWSGDHVCISVSYKSIRRKGTGVECWFGSNAQSWSLLCSSSGFLFTHNYTDTDLPVKRLSRRIGVFVDHSAGTLIFYNIYRDTMSLIHSVQTTFTEPLWPGFRLSSGSSVKLS